DNA from Quercus lobata isolate SW786 chromosome 1, ValleyOak3.0 Primary Assembly, whole genome shotgun sequence:
CTTCTTacctataataataaaaaaatgttgtatagGGTAgtaattgaatttttctaagGTTATCAGCAATAATTGATCTAAAAGTTatggaataaaataatattacccTGTACCTCCTGATTTTCTATCAATATCTCTTAATTTGCTGTTATAATGTAAGGTTCGACATCATGGTTTCGTGCATAAACATCAAGGGTGAGTTTATTTTGttgtgatcttttttttttttttttttggtgtgcgCTAATCTTACTCATGCATGTACAAAAGGGATTTCAAGTTTGGAATCCCACTCAACCACCCCCAATACTTATGGAAATAGTGGGTTTcaattaactcaactagtaaaaatttttatcatcaaataagaaATTGAGGATTGAAATTCtgtttacacaaaaaaaaattaaaaaataattaagtatATTATTATGGAGAAATAAACCTTATATCAAATCCAAACTCTGAGAAGGAGTTTAAAGGGAAATGAGAGGACTACGCGTAAGTTCCATGGGACTCAAAACTCCTGGCGAAATTTGCTTTTCTACTAACTACTCcaagctttctttttctttttcttttgtcacaAATCTAGATGTACTTGTCCAAAGCCTTGCAATTTTTTGTGGTTTATATTAATAActactatatttatttttttaagaatcattAATAGTTAAATATCCtcagaaaatatattaataccACTGAATTGTATTCTTTGCTAAATTTATTTGTCATTCAAGAATTATTCTTTTATATGCGAATGAgctatgtataatttattttgagaatggTTTTAGAGAGTCGCCTTTAACTAGAAGTAAAGGAAATCAAGTGATTTACTCCCAAGACTTATCAAGGAACTTAAAATTTAGATACATATAAATGATATCTTGTGCAAATCTTAGATAAATATTTCAAGTTGACAAAATACATAaatcttctttctctctcacagtTCTCATGTTGACACGATACCTTAATTTATCCAGTTTTGGTTAGAGCAAACCCACAAATAACCATATCTTGTCTCAATTCTTTTCTGCTTAAGTTTGACCAAATGAATCATATATTCCCAAGGTTATGACACCTAATAACCCCCTCTTGGGTTTTGCCTCGACTTCCAAGTCACTAAAACCAAAACAACCAGTTAAACAcaatttggaactcaagttcattaacaaattaaattatacatTTACATTCAGTTTATTACTGAATTATtttattgcataaattcaaACATGTTCATAAActacttgattaacttattcttttcaagtataaaataaatattatgagtaaaaaattttatccaTTCACAAGTCTATGTTAGtaattaaataactaaaattatatcatttgaATTAATTAGATAAATGGTTTTCATTtacaagctaaaaaaaaatagatttatcaATCATGTATAGTTAAAAGTTATGTAGAAGTTTTATTAAGAAATAGACTTTTATATTATCactaaattataaataacaatttgatATCTGATATCTTATTAAtgtatttacaattttacaaattcaatctTAAgtttatataagtatatttttataattgtataCATAATAACATTTAATATTATAACAAAGTAGTTCAAAACATTTTACTATCCTTAAACTTAGTTCATTAAATAACATTTAATATTATAACAAAGTAGTTAAAAACATTTTACTATAGTTAAACTTAGTTCATTTAATAGTTCAAGCTTAACATGAACCAGAGTTTTGACTCATCTTCTAAATAAACGaatataaacaagttttttccTTAAATCAAGTCAAATCCATTCACAAACAACTTGATTCATTTATAGCACTATGTCCTAcgtaaattttttaaaaaaaaaaaaagaaagaaaagggataGGGAACACAAGtgtaaaaaaaacatatatttcaaCTATGCAGCTGAGAGATGAATAATGAATAATCtatataataagaaattttattagcttctcaaaaaaaaaaaaaaaaaatatatatatatatatattaagtaaccatgctaaaaattatcaaaagtcAGTTTTACATGTctcacatataataaaaaacaattctaTCATTTGGAATACTACAGTcgaacaaaatttttatatacataaatatatttctagtaataatatcaatcaattttttttttttttttttaaataagtaataatatCAATCAATGTTACAGCTACCCCTGTCTAGTAAAAAAACATAGCAGCTACAATTATCCAAAATGCTCAGTTCTATATCAAGAAAATATACGGGAAACGATAACATTTCATGCCATGCTTCAATTTTGAATGTCACTCCACCAAAAGCTAACTGACAAACTTGGGGTCAAAGATCGCACGTAGTGCCACCATTTGGGCGGGATATAAAGCATCTCACCTTCCTCTAAAATGCAGTCTTGAAATTCTAAGTCATGCACCTTTGGAAACTGCGTCTCGTCTATGTTGTCTAGATCAACCTTCATTCAAAATTATCATCAATCAAACTGGAGAGGGATTTTAATTTCATACAATGCAGATCTATACGACATGAAAGTGTTAGCATGAATATGCTGCACTCTGAAGACTGACACTACAAAACCAGGATGGAAGATAAGAGCAAGAAATGCCCACAAGTTTTCTTCAGTGTAAATTTGTCTTTTTGGGCCAAAAGTTACATTCAATATGAAactcaatttataaattaagtGCGGTATGCGTTCAAGTTATAAATCTAAGGTgggaaaagagaaggaagataACAAATATGGGATTCAAACATAGAACAGCTTAGGAGGTTTGACAGGAGATAATGTCCAGGCCAAACGAGAAAATGTGGCTGCCAGATATATATGCTGGATTAACAAAGTTCTAAAGAGGAAACTGATATTATTATCCAGTGAGGTGTTAAGGAGCCCCAAAAGGGTTCCAAGGAATTTGCTTGATTGCAGTTTAACGAGATTCTGGCACAGAATGACTTAGCCACTAGCATTGCAAGTGTACACATAGTCCCacatttgtgtgtgtgagagagaatgTGTATATTCATCAAAATGAGAAAGCAAGCTTATGCAGAGTTAAAAAAAGCAGCTACCTGGCTTGAATTTTTAAGCATGGTTTCAGTGTAAGGGTAAAGTTCCTCTGACACTGAAGCAGAATAAAGCCTTATATACTTTTTGCCGACGACCTGAAAATGAAGCGGCAGAGCCagttcaataatttttttttgataatgcaAAAGACAATAGACCAACGCGCACACACACATTGCAGGTCTAAATCAAACCAAAGAATGAAGCCTGCACGATAAGCTTATACAATAAAAGCGCATCAAAATGGTTGTATAGAGAAATTAGTTAGTTCAACCATTATTAGCTATTTgaatcaatatattttattcagaGTTATGGCTTACATAAATTTAAGTTGATTGCATCACTGCATGTAGGAAAGCTGCAATAgtgtatttttctttgcaattacATGTACTTTCATGGCTCTAAAACAAGCTTTAGTACACTCGTGGTCAAGTCTCACTTGGCACTTTTGCTTTAAAAGAGCTTTTGTTTATGTGCACTTGAGACCCTAATAACACCAAGACAACTTTAACGCACCACAACTGTCATACACTTTTCCTTTTAATAGATGGAACTGCTTAGAAGTTAGAATACAACATAACTTTTATTGCAGATTTTTTGCTCATCAGTGAAGCAGAATATAACACTTACTAAGCATTAAAACTTTGCAAGGGATTAAGTTCATTAAAATGCAATGCctcaaaataaaagtataaaaatgcTCAAGTTTAAAGGTCAAGATCCAATTGAATTGTCTTGCCAGGACTCTATAATTTGTCACAACTTAATGACGTGTGTAGCTGTGTACAATTTGCTTTTTCACCTTCTCAAGAGTGAATGATAAATGCCTGGCATTGAAATACATGAATGTCTGGGCACTGCCCATTTTGACATATTTTAAGTCTATCACAAAGTCATACAAAGAAGTATGAAATGCTCACTTAAAATCAAACCATAGAGACTGAAATTTCTGTTATCCCATAGAATGGAGTTATGCATTCAAAGCGGTTTACCtattttacataatttaattatatagcaAATATCCAGAAGTGAGTAGCTTTAACTAATATATCACTTCTAAGGAGAAAAGGAGAAGCTTGAAACCCTAGCAGAATGATCATTGTAAACAATAGGAGACTGAAGCTAAATTCCATAcgcaaaaacaaataacaagtGCTAAAAGCAACAGCCACTTGAAGATAAATATAGATGAACAAACCCCAGAAGACACCTTCATTTTACAATTAATCAATGTATTATATGTCTATAATACCTGAGCAAGTATATTATGATGTGGATCATGGTGCAACGGTGTTACTGTCCCAGCTGGACCAAACCAGGCATTAAGAGGCCTCAGCTCCCCACCCCCAGTAAAACAATAGTCAGGAACACAAATGTCCTTCCGTAACTCACTTATCTGCCATTGAAGTATGATATCACTATTTGAAAGGCAGCAAAGTGTAGTTTGACTGTCATGTATCATGATACCACAATACAGCATCCACAAAGAATACTTAAATACCTGATCAAACAACGGATGTTGGGCGAGATATGTAGGGTTGTCAGAACAGTTGTTTGCCTCAATCCTTGCAAGAAACTGTGAAAATGTGATAAGCTCTTGCTTCCACTGTGAGCATAAATAGTTTTTGCCAACCTGcaaaaaagtttaaactttaccaattttcaattattaaatGAAAGTGGTGGGTATGGTAGGGTGGCAAGTAAATTGTGACAATGATTTGATCATCCGATGCTCAGACACTGACCCTGCCTAATAGGTGTATTATGCGTTAAACAACCCCTGAATCATCGAACTTCATCAAAATCAAATGATATGGTCACAGTGGACTGGGATGACTTTATTTGtgatagtaaaaataaaaggaatacAAGTCATTCAAGAATAATGCAGAAGCAGTCTTAAAAATAATCTGGAGCAGACAAAGGCATTTGTAGTGGACAATATATTTGGCTATTGTTGCTATATATGGGAAAAGGAATGGACCAAAATAGAGCCTTCATATTGACTTAGTAGACTATATTCAAAACTTATCACAACAACAGTAAAAATTAATTACCTCAACTGGAACTGTGCGGTCTCCAGCAACCCTTTTTAGATAATCCAAGTCATTCCACTTTGTCCTGGCTGGCCAATGAGCCATACAGTCACTAATAATAACTGGAGAACCTGATAGAAAATATTCACGAAGGAACCCCTCCAAAGATAGAGCAGGCCTCTTTACCACAATTTTACAAGACAGAGACTTAATGGGTAAAGACCGAAGCACCTGCAATATTAAAAGAGCTGATGAATCTCTCTTCACTTGTGATATGCAGCATGCTAATAACCAACTCATAACCATATACAACCATCTAATACAAGGAGGATTACTCAAAAGAGCAAAAAtatggaaggaaaagaaaacagaacATACACTAAGATCTTATCCCTTATTTCATGCTGATCCACCTCTTCATTGCCTATcacccgaaaaaaaaaaactcatatagGCTCCATCTGTTTCAGCTTAAACCATTCTCAACAAAAGGTTTTGTACATGTTCAAGTGTTCAGTAGAACAGGAAAAGTTGGAAATGTTTTCAGTTCACTACAAGATTAATTCCAATATTCATAAATGACCCATGAAATCTTTTTAACCCTGTAAGCCATTTTCTGGAGACAGCCATTACCCTTTACACTTAAGTTTAAGGCTTCTCAAAAggaaacccaactcaaaattatctcactaatatttttttttttttaaagtgaaataatactttttaaagaatctaaaatattaaaaaataaagcttaGCCAAAAGTCACTTCTTTCATTATTAAGTACAAGAAACCAACCAGGATTTAATCTTACATTATATAAAATACGTACTTCCTGGTAATCCTGGGTCTTTAACTAATGTGTAACCAGGTGCATTGGGGAATGTCATAGGTTCAAAGCTTACCAATCAACAGCAATAATTAATTGTCAGTGTtcccaaaattttcaatcaaatagttgaaaagaaaacttGTGAATATTTTTGCACTAAAGCAAATGAATCACAGTTTCCTTAAATAATCTACAACTTGCTGGGGGTGGAGTGGGGAAGCAAAATCTAAGGCCTTAAAGATGAAATTTGCAAATTACTACTTTATACTGACTTTACCTATTATAAGGCGTAAAATTACAcattatgatcttttatgttttATCCATTTTAAAAGGAGATTATTTCCTTTCCATTTCTTCAACTTAGACCTaccaaaaaagaggaaaaaaaaatttctttaactGGGACTTGGATTATACAACTAACAAGAAAAAAGTCATGAATTTGCAAAAACACTTAGTTAGTCAAGGGAgatatggtaaaaaaaaaaaattataaccaaaCTCATCCTATCTAATGCTATGACACCCCCATCTTTTATAATTAGATAGTCTCGAAATTCGGGAGGAAGATATGGCGGTTTTTTTCCTTGAACATCTATGCATATATCTACCAGATACAATTGGGCCAATGATGGTTCTTGGTTAGATGACCAACCTTAAAGATCTCAGCTCACCCATATTGAACAGTGttcagaaaaagagagaagtccCAATAAGCAACAccattttgctgaaaataatatgaaattgtTAGTGAGCTCATGGGAGCTCTGCCCCCACAAATATAACCACAGTTCAAAATTTGTTTCCCCTCCTTTTTGGTGAATATTTTCAGTGTTGTTATACACATCaacacaaaattataattttaaatgacataaagCCTTGTACTTCTTTAAATTAGTAAAAGCTAAAATCTTCactaaatttataagttttttttatattatattagtaaaaactaaatatttcaTTGATTTCATATCATAATATCATGATTCATGAACAACAACGATATAGACCcaacaaatttcataacatTTGTGACAAGTGCAACATACTGAAGCACTAAATACTCTGGATGCACTCAATTTCACAACGTGCTGAATACAGTCAACTACGAGTGTTCGGCCAAAAGAGGTGGGTCCCCATGTAAATAAAAGTGGCCACTGCACAGAAAGTGTCAACTACTCACAGTCGACCACATTAACGTAATTTGATATTTAGCATCTCTAGAATTATCGAGTATCGCATGGACCATTAGTTACATCACTTTCATCGCTTTTATTGTGTGCATGAAGCATAACATATCTtagaaacaacttatttagctaaaactgaaaatattttgttaaaattacagtaaataaaggtaaaattttgctaaataaattttcaaaaacaggaaaaaaaaattatatatataatacttaattaatttacgcttacaaaaaaattaaacaaaaaagacGAACCTCACCTCCTCTTGATCGAGTTCATGGCGAACTAATCGACGATCAGAACTTTGATCGGAAACCGTGGAGTCCCTTGCTACGGCGGAGACCTTTTCGACGGCGGAGTCAAGGTCCTTACGGAGGAGCGAACCGCCCATGATGAGGCCCATATCCAAAACCCTAAGCGCCTCACTGAGCTCACCGTTGGAGAAGTGGAGCCTCGCCACGTGGAGGCACGCCATTGAGTACGCGTCCCGCCACACCGGCAGCACAGAATGCCAGGGACCAGAGTGGAGCTGCTCCCACGCCATCTCAAGCGCCGCCTCAGCCGCGCGTGGGTCTCCTGCCTCCGCAGCCAGCGTCGCCATGCTCACGTACGCGTAGCCTCCGTGCTCCGAGATCGCGTGGAGGAGCGTGGCGCTCTCCGCGTCTAGCGTTGGAGTCTCCAGCTTATCCGccatttgaaaaaagaaaaaaaaaaagcgctgCGGTGACAGGTCGTGTGAGAGAACGGAAATCACAGTCACGGACACAGAGAGATGTAGAAATAAGCAAAgctctcaaatatatatatagtgagagagattttgtttttgttttttttttttttttaagatattttgtttttttctttattgcgTGGATGCACTTTTTGAAGAGATATTTTTTGCATGTGCACTTTTTCAagagatatttttcttttactgttACAAGGAACCTTCTCGAATCATACTTACTgcaccagtttttttttttttttttttgttatttatatttactAGTGCCAGTAATTAAATCATCCAATTGAAGATGAATGGTTGTCGATATCAACATATAATGTGATGTCCAAAATTGGTTGATTGGgtgcttctttttttaattaaaagatggttaggaatatttatttttgctgcTAATTTTATAGCGCAAACACATACATCTTACacataaaaagatattaatcCACTTATAAAGGTGGTggtaaaacaaaattaaaacatgtCTTTTATAAAGGTGTAAAATGGAGTGTGGAATGGAGGAGAAACATCTAACTAACAAGAGAATGGGCAAAAGAGTTTGTAGGTCTCAACTCTCAACACATATTTGGTGCtctagaaaagaaaatggaatgtaaaatatatatttacaaaaatcaagaCTATTGATAAAGGAGAGAAAATAAGCGAGCAACAAAggaaataacaaaatatatgcATTAGACATGAAAATTTGGGTGCTTAAAGAATCCTAAATACTATATCCCCTTTAACATAAAGGCAGCTCTtaatcaacttttattattgttaatgttgttgttattgttgcgTGAGTAGGagaatatatatgaaatataatGTTATTAGACACGCCCTCTCATCTAGTAATAGTATCACCTCATTTGGGTCAACCACAAAATAAAATGAGGAGGAAGGGTGTGAAAATTTGGGTGACGTTCTCAATAATTCTaagatttttttgggttaaaagcTGATTCATTAAAAGAAACTAAGTAACTACATTAATTACATAATCTAATGTGTGCACGCCCGGTGGGACTCGTACCCACAATCGCCTGATTAGAAGTCAGACGCCTTATCCATTAGGCCACGGGCGCCCTTGCTTGCAATTCTAGgatttttcctttgaaatgTAGTGTACCGGACGACCAAATTTAAGaccaacaaagaaaatttctatGAGGCTTCCAAtgcaataattaatatatatggagagagagagagagagagagagagagagagagagttggtgATAAAGAAGGGTGAGACGTGTACGTTCTCCAGACATATAGAAACAAATGTCCCTACTTTTTGCCAGGGGCGGCTCAACAGTAGAAGCAACTAATGCcattgcctaaggccccaagtgATAGAAGGCCCCCAAAATCAAGCTCCAggtcaacaaaatttaaaaatataatctCAAATATTAGTCAATATTTATCCAAtactatatttaaaaaacaaagaccggtagaagaaaattttggattatTAATTATCTTGAAGAGTATTAATTATGCCCCAAAATTTAGCCAATACATGAAATTTCAATCTCAATATGTGTGTATTTTGTTTGACTCTCAATTTCAAACAGTTAGAATTATTCAGAATTTTAGACTAAATTGAGTCTCCTTGACacactaaaaagtaaaaacatagaccaaactctctcaatctctccaAAACTCCTAAACTAAAACTGAATACCTGAAGAGGTTGAAATATTCTCCCAGATAATCAAAAATTGCCGCTAGATCTTCCGTCTCTACCTAAAATGGTAGTCAGTTACAAGCAGCTCCCTCGGCAATCGACAGTCCCTTGAAGAAGTAAAACAAAGCCAATATTTTACCTTTTTGTGACATAGCTTTCTTATTTTACTTTCTCTGGGTTATTTAGAAAAGAATGGGAGAaagaagacaatttttttttttgctttttaaagaACACGGGAGAGGTTCTCTGGGTTTTTGAGGCAAATGTTTGGTAAAGAGTAAAGACTCCTCTAGTGGTTGTATTACAGTGACTACACTCTTCTAGATTtatcattttgttcttttttattttttttaattcataaattcttattttaaaatataaagaatagtCTAACACTAGCTACTTAATTcgttgtttcttggtccaattagatgttatttaatctttattttttgaaaagtatttattctatttgattttattaaataaatttgtgaatttggtataaaaaaatttaaaaaactttttaaatcaaATCTCAAAACAGATCTCTAGATTAATTTGTCActagcaataaaaaaatataactaaaaattcagttaaaaatcttacaaatgaaaaataaatttataaaacagagTAAGAAGATAACAATGAAATAATTGcaattattatcaattaaaaagaatattttaaaagaagttgaatacaaaaacttaattaataattttgcatcttaacaagcaagaaaaataaaatttaaataaaaatattttatataaagttAATAATATAAAGTAAATATTTAAACAGTAAAAAAAGTCCAATTTAAAAGTTTCGCTTAAGGCCCCAAAATACCTTAGGCCGGCCCTGCTTTTTGCCTAGTAttattgaaaacaaacaaaacaagagaCATATAATTTGACAACAACGGTTGAAACAGTGGCTTTTGTCCAAAACCTTAAGTGAATGAAAACGATTTCAGGGTCAACATTTTGATCAGTTTGGAACAAATTCCTCTGAAAGAACGTAACCTTTTGCATCATTCTTGgcttttgtgatttttttttttttttggttttttttggggggttatGAATAAGTGTTTCATTATTACCAACCACTAACCACTAAGGAGAAATAATATCTAGAACGACTTTGTAGACCACATACCTAATCTGCATCGGGTCACACTATTTGGTTACGATATTTTCAATGTTCAAAGCATGTGACCAAGTATACATCCTAAAATTGATGGACTTTTAAAGaaactttaatgtataaaatGACTTCAAGCTTCACATGTAAATCAATCAATCTCATATCAGATCCTAcacatttattttcttttcttctttccattTCAATGAGAAATTTGCTAGGGCCACTTCAGGGTTGAAGGAGAATAATTCATTATTAGACAGTCCTGCactatatattttcaatttgttatgAAGAACTTTGGTGATACAAATGTAGACAACATTGCAATAAGAATAAGAGATGGGCCAATAAACATGCTTTTAAGATGAAGTTGCATTTTCTAAAGAAAGCCAACATAGTCagtccaaaaattaaaaaaaaaggcttggACCTAACTTGGGCTTGAGTTGAAAAACATGCAGCCTGATCCAAAatggagaaattctatttctagTTCTTATACGGTGAGAATAAAatcttacaatattttcataataaattaagATGTCAACTCatcataaatcaaaataaaataaattttacctAACTCCACAACATAGTTCCAAACTCAAaataagaattatatatatatatatatatatataatttataagattttgttgtgcTTATACGCTTTTTTATTGCAAAACAGCTTGAGGGAAGttttaaataatgcaaaaaagatTGACTAAAATTCTATCCAACTTTCTAGCCAGCTAAAACTGCTCGATCCTCTCTCTTATTTATCAAATTAAGTATATAACCCCCAGTATAAAGGTGGTCCAATTAATACTTCGTTTTCTTTCAAACACTGACAAAATTCTTCTTCATACAAAGAAGAATCTCTCCTTCCCAAAATCTCTCATCAAAGCTTCTAACAATATCAAAGTCACCTCCCAATAATCATACCTAATCTCCTATTTGAGCCTTATAATAAGCTATAGTTTTCCACAAATCCATGCTTGCTATACCGCTAGCTGTTTGAAACACACACAAAGGAGGCCAAGAATCTTTGCCCCTTGCTTGCAATGATCTCACAATGAACCtcattcagcaaaaataaactttaaTCTTTGAAGCATTAACTTCATTCAAGTTTCTACCAGGCGCAACAAATAGATATCCTATACTTTTTAATCCAAGCCGGCCCTAATTTCCTTGTGTTTAAAGGAGTAAGTTAGACCTCTAATATTCCACACTGAAAATTAAAGTCCATTGAGATAAATCTAAGGGAGGAGTAGACTGTCTCTCCTTGCCAAGACTAACACCTTCACCACTACCTTCAAAAATATTTCTCCTTGGCTTAGTTCACTAGCTCACACAAGTTCATTAGGagttttttatgtatatattttgagTACAATAAGTCTATAGTCACAATTTTGTTCACAAATCATTCATGTAACgagttataaataataaatattaaaagtaGTATACGTGGACTGTGATTGTCTagtaaattcaaataaatatcaATAACAATTATAGCTAACctttatgaaatttattaaaaaaaatattatgtaattaACAATTACT
Protein-coding regions in this window:
- the LOC115976155 gene encoding lysine-specific demethylase JMJ30 isoform X1 gives rise to the protein MADKLETPTLDAESATLLHAISEHGGYAYVSMATLAAEAGDPRAAEAALEMAWEQLHSGPWHSVLPVWRDAYSMACLHVARLHFSNGELSEALRVLDMGLIMGGSLLRKDLDSAVEKVSAVARDSTVSDQSSDRRLVRHELDQEEVLRSLPIKSLSCKIVVKRPALSLEGFLREYFLSGSPVIISDCMAHWPARTKWNDLDYLKRVAGDRTVPVEVGKNYLCSQWKQELITFSQFLARIEANNCSDNPTYLAQHPLFDQISELRKDICVPDYCFTGGGELRPLNAWFGPAGTVTPLHHDPHHNILAQVVGKKYIRLYSASVSEELYPYTETMLKNSSQVDLDNIDETQFPKVHDLEFQDCILEEGEMLYIPPKWWHYVRSLTPSLSVSFWWSDIQN
- the LOC115976155 gene encoding lysine-specific demethylase JMJ30 isoform X2, which translates into the protein MADKLETPTLDAESATLLHAISEHGGYAYVSMATLAAEAGDPRAAEAALEMAWEQLHSGPWHSVLPVWRDAYSMACLHVARLHFSNGELSEALRVLDMGLIMGGSLLRKDLDSAVEKVSAVARDSTVSDQSSDRRLVRHELDQEEVLRSLPIKSLSCKIVVKRPALSLEGFLREYFLSGSPVIISDCMAHWPARTKWNDLDYLKRVAGDRTVPVEVGKNYLCSQWKQELITFSQFLARIEANNCSDNPTYLAQHPLFDQISELRKDICVPDYCFTGGGELRPLNAWFGPAGTVTPLHHDPHHNILAQVVGKKYIRLYSASVSEELYPYTETMLKNSSQVDLDNIDETQFPKVHDLEFQDCILEEVTWKSRQNPRGGY